In Synergistales bacterium, the DNA window GACCACCGCGGCGGGTCGGGGCAGCGGGCTGCCGCTCACCTCGATCTCCCGGGCCACGTCACCGAGGAAACGCCCCACCTCGGCGGCCTCGCCGGAGATACAGCCCGAGAGGAAGAGCGTCCGGTAGCCCGCCTCCTCCAGACGCGGGACCACCCGTTTGCAGAGGTCCGTGCCGCCCAGGACCACATGGTTGTGCACCCGGCCCTGCGGCGCGGCATCGCCGGACTGACTGGAGCGTTCCAGGGCGTCCAGCACGGCACCGGGCAGCTTCGTCCAGAGATCGTAGAGGTCGGCGATCTCCTCCCAGCGTCTGCCGCGTTGCTCGGGGACCGTGGGGCCGGAAGCCACGAAGGCCGGGTCGTCGCCCACCACATCGGAGAGGATCAGCCCCAGGCAGCGCCTGGGCCCGATATAGTCCAGCAACCCGCCGCCCTTGACCAGGGAGACCCCCTTGCGGATCTCGTTGATCTCGTCGATGGCCGCTCCGGATGCCAGAAGCACCCGGTTGAGCTCCACCAGGTCGTCGAGCTCCAGACCTTCGGGGAGCTGCTCGAAGAGCGCCGATCCGCCTCCGGAGATACAGGCGATCACCGTGATGTCCTCGGGCAGCGAACGGATCTCCTCCAGCATGGCTGCTGTCCCGTTCAGACCGGCCTGGTCGGGGATGGGGTGCCCCGCCTCGTGGATGGTACAGCCCGGGAGCTCCCCCTTGCTCCCGCCGTAACGCGTCTGGACCATCCCGCCGTAGAGCCGGTCTCCCAGCAGCGGAACCAGCGCCGCCGCGGCCTCCCAGGCGGCCTTCCCGATGGCGGCAAGATAGAAGGGGCCGCGGAAGGACTCTCCATTGATCTGCAGCGCCTCCCCAGAAACCGCAAGCTCCTCGGCGAAGACCCGCTCCAGCGTCAGTTCGTCCAGCACCCCACGGACAAGGTTCTGCAGAAACAGCGATGTTTCTTCTCCGTGCATCCTCATACCTCCTCCATCCTTCTTCCGGAGGAACCGGCAACGCCTCCACCGGAAGGGAGATAGGAAAAAGCCCCCAAACATCGTCGTCCGGGGGCGATTTGGTTCTCCTATCATACCATTGGTTGTTTGCAGCGACCGTATCCGCCGATCAGAGGCCTGGGCCGCCGCCGCTCCCGATCATCTTGTCGGGCAGCCAGGTGATGATCTCCGGGAAGACCGAACAGAGGATCAGCACAAAGACGATGATCGCCACAAAGGGCGTCACCCCGCGGATGATATCCCCGATGGTCACATCGAGCTCCTTCGACGCCGTCCCCTTGAGGACGAAGATCCCCATGGCCATGGGCGGCGTCTGGAAGGCCATCTGCAGGTTGATGCAGATCATCATGCCGGCCCACAGGGGGTCGAAGCCGAGCTCCACCAGAATGGGCGAGAAGATGGGCACGATGATGAAGACGATCCCGATCCACTCGATGAACATCCCCAGCATGAAGACGATAGCCATGACCACCCCAAAGGAGGCCCAGGGGCCGCCGGGCACGGAGGTGATGAAGTTGGCCACTACGTCGCCGGCGCCGGCGTTCATGAAGATGCCCACGAAAGCGTAGCAGAGCGCCGCGATGATCACCACGAAGGTGCTGACCCTGAGCGTCTCCGTAGCCGCCGTGCGGATGAGGTCCCAGTTGAGCCGTCCGTAGGCGGTGGCCAGGAGGATCGCCGCCGTACAGCCCACCGCCGCCGCCTCCGTGGGCGGCGCGATACCGGCGAAGATCGTCCCCAGCACGGCCGCGATCAGCAGCACCGGGGGAACCAGCGCCACCAGCAGCTTCCAGAGCTTCTTCATGTTGAAGGGTGTCACCTGCTCCGGCGGGAGGGCTGGACCGTCTTCGGGCCGCAGGAGGCAGCGGATGAGCACGTAGGAGATATAAAGCCCCGAAAGGATCAGACCCGGGAAGATGGCGCCCATGAACATCTGCCCCACCGAGAGTCCCGCCTGGGGTGCGTAGACCACCAGCATGATGCTCGGCGGGATGAGGATCCCCAGGGTCCCCGCCGCCACGATGGAACCCGACGCCAGCGACTTGTCGTATCCCCGGGTCACCATGGGGTTCAGCGCGATCAGCGTGAGGATGGTGATGGAGGCGGCGATCACCCCGAGGCAGGCGGCGAGGATCGTGCCGAAGATAATGGTCACCACCGCCAGGCCGCCACGCAGCCCGCCCAGGGCGTCGTAGAGGGAATCGTAGAGGTCCTGGGTCACCTTGGAGTGCTGGAGGATAACCCCCATGAAGGTAAAGAGCGGGACCGCCAGATAGGGATAGTTCAGCGAGAGCTGGTAGAACCGCGTGTAGAGGATATGGAAGGTGGTGGACGGTCCGAAGACCAGCAGCCCCACAAAGAAGGCCACGCTGCCGATGACGAAGGCGATGGGGAAGCCTGTCATCACGAGGGCCAGAACGCCTCCGAGCATCAGTATGGTTACAAGTTCGGCGCTTATCTCAATCAAGGCGTTCACCCCTCACCACGAAATAGCAATCACGGACAAACTGCGCGATCCCCTGCAGGATCAGAAGCAGCAGGCCGACCGCGAAGACCGTCCGGTAGGGACCCGCCGGCGGGTACCAGAAGCTGTTGGTAAAGACCTCGTTGATCCGCCACGCCCGGATCGCCCACTCCGTAGCCAGCTGGAACATGACGATTGTCAGCGGGAAGAAGAGAAAGAGCGTGCAGAGCAGGTTCACGAAGGCCCGCGCCCGGGGCTTGAGCATGTTGTAGAAGAGATCCACCCGGGTGTGGGCGTCGTGGAGGTAGGCGTAGGAGGCACCCAGGAGATAGAGGGTGCCTCCGGACATACAGAGCACGTCGTAGGCCCAGATGGTTGGCGAGTTGAAGAAATGGCGGGCTAGGGCCTCATAGGTCCCCGCAAATACAAGGAGAAGGGCGAACCATTTCCCAACCGATCCGGATGTTTCGCTGATCTTATCGATGATCCTCAGTGTTCGTTTTAACGTTGACATGCCACTTCTCCTCGGCTCACGTCAGAAGCGTCGAGCTACTTGACAGCCTCGTATGCTTCGCCGAACTCCTTCATGGAATAGTAGATCTCGCCAAAGATCGGGGGCTCCTTCTCGGCCATCTCGGTATAGAACGCTTCGGCCTCTTCCAGCAGGGCCTGCTCGATCTCGTCGGGAACGGGAAGCACCTGGCAGCCGGCTTCGCGGAACTTCTCCACCGCCTGGATGGACTCGTAGACAAGATACTCGTGCTGCTCCTGGGTGAACCTGGAAACGGTGCTGCGCACCAGTTCCTGCAGATCCTCGGGAAGCTCGTTCCAGGCCGACTCGCTGACGTAGAAGCACTGGGGATCGCTGGGGGCACGGGTCGGGGAGACGTAGACATACTCGGCCACCTCGTTGAAGTGCATGTCCCAGTTGGTGGCCAGGGTGGAGTACTCGAAGGCGTCGATGGTGCCGCGCTGCATCGCCTCGTAGAGCTCGCCGCCGGAGATGATCACCGTCGCGGCGCCCATCCTCTTGAGG includes these proteins:
- a CDS encoding DUF4147 domain-containing protein is translated as MHGEETSLFLQNLVRGVLDELTLERVFAEELAVSGEALQINGESFRGPFYLAAIGKAAWEAAAALVPLLGDRLYGGMVQTRYGGSKGELPGCTIHEAGHPIPDQAGLNGTAAMLEEIRSLPEDITVIACISGGGSALFEQLPEGLELDDLVELNRVLLASGAAIDEINEIRKGVSLVKGGGLLDYIGPRRCLGLILSDVVGDDPAFVASGPTVPEQRGRRWEEIADLYDLWTKLPGAVLDALERSSQSGDAAPQGRVHNHVVLGGTDLCKRVVPRLEEAGYRTLFLSGCISGEAAEVGRFLGDVAREIEVSGSPLPRPAAVVTGGEAVVTIRGEGDGGPNMETALSFARQVRGMPEVCFLAMDTDGSDGGTDAAGGLVTGNTWQELIESGSPPWEDLKENNSLPALERADALLVTGLTGTNLNDLRVILMP
- a CDS encoding TRAP transporter small permease subunit; translation: MSTLKRTLRIIDKISETSGSVGKWFALLLVFAGTYEALARHFFNSPTIWAYDVLCMSGGTLYLLGASYAYLHDAHTRVDLFYNMLKPRARAFVNLLCTLFLFFPLTIVMFQLATEWAIRAWRINEVFTNSFWYPPAGPYRTVFAVGLLLLILQGIAQFVRDCYFVVRGERLD
- a CDS encoding TRAP transporter large permease subunit gives rise to the protein MIEISAELVTILMLGGVLALVMTGFPIAFVIGSVAFFVGLLVFGPSTTFHILYTRFYQLSLNYPYLAVPLFTFMGVILQHSKVTQDLYDSLYDALGGLRGGLAVVTIIFGTILAACLGVIAASITILTLIALNPMVTRGYDKSLASGSIVAAGTLGILIPPSIMLVVYAPQAGLSVGQMFMGAIFPGLILSGLYISYVLIRCLLRPEDGPALPPEQVTPFNMKKLWKLLVALVPPVLLIAAVLGTIFAGIAPPTEAAAVGCTAAILLATAYGRLNWDLIRTAATETLRVSTFVVIIAALCYAFVGIFMNAGAGDVVANFITSVPGGPWASFGVVMAIVFMLGMFIEWIGIVFIIVPIFSPILVELGFDPLWAGMMICINLQMAFQTPPMAMGIFVLKGTASKELDVTIGDIIRGVTPFVAIIVFVLILCSVFPEIITWLPDKMIGSGGGPGL